A single window of Methylobacterium nodulans ORS 2060 DNA harbors:
- a CDS encoding alpha-2-macroglobulin encodes MSTAIRTGRLAGALALALTLIVPAAAQAPQSPRPAALVPAQKSFVRPSLASEAVRLEAEIRSESAPNAQKPAAQWRREAEKLFKDDDNDGALAAYAGAAAAEPNDWRNWYALAETANGVENDDYDENQKLRRRARAAAYMAYQRALAKPDEAKALALLGQIMAEQENWRTALDAYKASLALADDAQTRSTYEDLREKHGFRITDYKVDSDAAAPRACFTFSEELSTKTDLSPFVAVSGAANAAVTAEGQQVCVDGLRHGERYAMVLRQGLPSAIPGESLLKSADYEIYVRDRSPQVRFTGRNYVLPRTGQAGVPLVSVNAPKLDVEVLRIGDRGLLPALRSEEFLSQLSGATARTIAREKGVQVWKGTLDTAGAEPNQEAVTAFPVLQAVGRIEPGLYVMLAQPSGTASAADAESGGYDAQATQWFVVSDLGLTAFKGRDGIHVFARSLASAATVPGAEIRLVARNNEVLGTRTTDAQGHVAFDPGLSRGEGGIAPSLVVARLGEDYGFLDLSLSAFDLADRGVKGRPAPGAAEAYLFPERGVYRSGETVQITALLRDAKGAAITGLPLTLVAKRPDGVEYRRAAVPDGGLGGRAFSLPLLPGAQAGTWRVTAYTDPKATPVGETSFLLEDYVPERLEVTLAPKALSLAPGEPAVIDVTARYLYGAPGANLQVGGSVAVQAAAGSGIKGLDGFSVGLDDESVVPTSAEIDERATTDAQGKASMRATIPALSAPRPLEARISLHVGEPGGRTVQRSVTLPILPAGPVVAIRKTFGELREGATATFEVVAAEPDGTRVARSGATWTLKKVERNYQWYRADGRWSYEAVKTTRKIANGTLDLTPGAPSHIATPVDLGSYRLEVQAPNAQGASVSFSVGWGGTESADAPDLLDLTLDKGAYASGESLKARLAPRFAGTATVAVVSDRVHEIRTLDLPAGGASVEIPVKPEWGAGAYLVATAYRPLDQAAKRLPGRALGLSWFSVDRAARGLDVAVEAPAKVRPRGDLRLPIRLAGLKPGEEARVTVAAVDVGILNLTRYAAPDPFGFFFGQKALSTEIRDLYGYLIDGMQGTLGAIRSGGDGGAPELADAPPTQEPLVRYSGVVTVGPDGRAEVSFPLPAFNGTARVMVTAWTAGRVGSASADVLIRDAVVLTGTLPRFLNVGDRSRLHVALDNVEGPAGDYAVDLDLSGAVVVPAEALSRTIRLEPGQKGALEIPVTAAGPGLARLDLRLTGPGLDGPAGQSFSLAVQPGTGALLRRTVRSLDPGASVTLSSDLFAEMLPGTGTLSLSASPLSGLDVPALLQALDRFPYGCTEQTVSRAMPLLYVNRLASLDRLALDDKLDERIRGAIERVLARQDSSGNFGLWSANGAEDIWLNAYVTDFLTRARERGFSVPQTAFGLALDRLRNAVANTNEVSGGGMDLAYAAYVLARNGRPVMGDLRYLADTKLSDFATPLARGQIAAALSLLGDRGRAQRAFASAVAALGAEKDKAEYRADYGSRLRDGAGLIALAAETGIARDSLAPLGAIIGEERGANRITSTQENAWMVLAAAGLSKEAETMAFAVDGETKTGPLYRTLKPAQLDAKPVTVTNRGTTTAQLVLGVSGSPIAPEPAEAKGYTVERSYHRLDGSAVDLAQPLRQNDRLVVVLKVTEDKARAARLLLVDRLPAGLEIDNPKLLDADTVSGLSWVKSDVQPTHTEFRDDRFVAAYERDPSQSAFFTVAYTVRAVTPGRYVHPAATIEDMYRPERYGRTVFGSMEVGVR; translated from the coding sequence TCGCCAAGCCAGACGAGGCCAAGGCCCTGGCGCTCCTCGGCCAGATCATGGCCGAGCAGGAGAACTGGCGCACGGCGCTCGACGCCTACAAGGCGAGCCTCGCGCTCGCCGACGACGCGCAGACCCGCAGCACCTACGAGGACCTGCGCGAGAAGCACGGCTTCCGCATCACCGATTACAAGGTCGATTCGGACGCCGCCGCGCCGCGCGCCTGCTTCACCTTCTCGGAGGAGCTCTCGACCAAGACCGATCTCTCGCCCTTCGTCGCGGTCTCGGGCGCCGCGAACGCCGCCGTGACGGCGGAAGGTCAGCAGGTCTGCGTCGACGGCCTCAGGCACGGCGAGCGCTACGCCATGGTGCTGCGCCAGGGCCTGCCCTCCGCGATCCCCGGCGAGAGCCTGCTGAAATCGGCCGATTACGAGATCTACGTCCGCGACCGGTCCCCCCAGGTGCGCTTCACCGGCCGCAACTACGTGCTGCCCCGCACGGGCCAGGCCGGCGTGCCCCTCGTCTCGGTCAATGCGCCCAAGCTCGATGTCGAGGTGCTGCGCATCGGGGACCGGGGCCTGCTGCCGGCCCTGCGCTCGGAGGAATTCCTGTCGCAGCTCTCCGGCGCGACCGCCCGCACCATCGCCCGCGAGAAGGGCGTGCAGGTCTGGAAGGGCACTCTCGACACCGCCGGGGCCGAGCCGAACCAGGAGGCCGTCACGGCCTTCCCGGTCCTCCAGGCGGTCGGCCGGATCGAGCCCGGCCTCTACGTGATGCTGGCCCAGCCGAGCGGCACCGCGTCGGCCGCCGACGCGGAATCCGGCGGCTACGACGCGCAGGCGACGCAGTGGTTCGTGGTCTCGGATCTTGGCCTCACCGCCTTCAAGGGGCGCGACGGCATCCATGTCTTCGCGCGCTCGCTCGCCTCCGCGGCAACCGTGCCGGGGGCGGAGATCCGCCTCGTCGCCCGCAACAACGAGGTGCTGGGCACCAGGACCACCGACGCGCAGGGGCACGTCGCCTTCGATCCGGGCCTGTCGCGCGGCGAGGGCGGCATCGCGCCGAGCCTCGTCGTGGCCCGGCTCGGGGAGGATTACGGCTTCCTCGACCTCTCGCTCAGCGCCTTCGACCTCGCCGACCGCGGCGTGAAGGGCAGGCCGGCGCCGGGTGCCGCGGAGGCGTATCTTTTCCCGGAGCGCGGCGTCTACCGCTCGGGCGAGACGGTTCAGATCACGGCGCTCCTGCGCGACGCCAAGGGCGCGGCGATCACCGGCCTGCCGCTCACCCTGGTCGCCAAGCGCCCGGACGGGGTCGAGTACCGCCGGGCCGCCGTGCCGGACGGGGGCCTGGGCGGGCGCGCCTTCTCACTGCCGCTCCTCCCGGGCGCGCAGGCCGGCACCTGGCGGGTGACTGCCTATACCGACCCGAAGGCGACGCCGGTCGGCGAGACGAGCTTCCTGCTGGAGGATTACGTCCCCGAGCGCCTGGAGGTGACGCTGGCCCCGAAGGCCCTGTCCCTCGCGCCGGGTGAGCCCGCGGTGATCGACGTTACGGCCCGCTACCTCTACGGGGCGCCCGGCGCCAATCTCCAGGTCGGCGGCAGCGTCGCCGTGCAGGCCGCCGCCGGCAGCGGCATCAAGGGCCTCGACGGATTCTCGGTCGGCCTCGACGACGAGAGCGTGGTGCCCACCAGTGCGGAGATCGACGAGCGCGCGACCACCGACGCGCAAGGAAAGGCGAGCATGCGCGCCACGATCCCTGCGCTCAGCGCGCCGCGCCCCCTCGAGGCGCGCATCTCGCTCCATGTCGGCGAGCCCGGCGGACGGACCGTGCAGCGCAGCGTGACGCTGCCGATCCTGCCCGCCGGCCCGGTCGTCGCGATCCGCAAGACCTTCGGCGAGCTGCGCGAGGGCGCAACCGCCACCTTCGAGGTCGTGGCCGCGGAGCCCGACGGCACCCGCGTTGCGCGCAGCGGCGCCACCTGGACCCTCAAGAAGGTCGAGCGGAACTACCAATGGTATCGGGCCGACGGCCGCTGGTCCTACGAGGCGGTGAAGACCACCCGCAAGATCGCGAACGGCACGCTCGACCTGACCCCCGGCGCCCCGTCCCACATCGCCACGCCCGTCGATCTCGGCAGCTACCGCCTGGAGGTGCAGGCCCCGAATGCGCAGGGGGCCAGCGTGAGCTTCAGCGTCGGCTGGGGCGGCACCGAGAGCGCCGACGCGCCCGACCTTCTCGACCTCACCCTCGACAAGGGGGCTTACGCCTCCGGCGAGTCCCTGAAGGCGCGCCTCGCGCCGCGCTTTGCCGGCACCGCCACGGTCGCGGTGGTGAGCGACAGGGTGCACGAGATCCGCACCCTCGACCTGCCGGCGGGCGGCGCCTCGGTGGAGATCCCGGTGAAGCCGGAATGGGGCGCGGGCGCCTATCTGGTCGCCACCGCGTACCGGCCCCTCGATCAGGCGGCCAAGCGCCTGCCCGGCCGGGCGCTCGGCCTGTCGTGGTTCTCGGTCGACCGCGCGGCGCGCGGCCTCGACGTCGCCGTCGAAGCGCCCGCCAAGGTGCGCCCGCGCGGCGACCTGCGCCTGCCGATCCGGCTCGCCGGCCTGAAACCCGGCGAGGAGGCGCGGGTCACGGTGGCGGCGGTCGATGTCGGCATCCTCAACCTCACCCGCTACGCCGCGCCCGACCCGTTCGGCTTCTTCTTCGGCCAGAAGGCGCTCTCGACGGAGATCCGCGACCTCTACGGCTACCTGATCGACGGCATGCAGGGCACGCTCGGCGCCATCCGCTCGGGCGGCGATGGCGGCGCGCCGGAACTGGCCGACGCGCCCCCGACCCAGGAGCCGCTGGTGCGCTACTCGGGGGTCGTCACGGTCGGCCCGGACGGGCGGGCCGAGGTCAGCTTCCCGCTCCCGGCCTTCAACGGCACGGCCCGGGTGATGGTGACGGCCTGGACCGCCGGGCGCGTGGGCTCGGCCTCCGCCGACGTGCTGATCCGCGACGCGGTGGTGCTCACCGGCACCCTGCCGCGCTTCCTCAATGTCGGCGACCGCTCGCGCCTGCACGTCGCCCTCGACAACGTGGAGGGGCCGGCGGGCGATTATGCGGTGGACCTCGACCTCTCCGGCGCGGTGGTGGTGCCGGCCGAGGCGCTGAGCCGCACCATCCGCCTGGAGCCCGGCCAGAAGGGCGCCCTGGAGATCCCCGTGACGGCGGCCGGCCCCGGCCTCGCGCGGCTCGACCTGCGGCTCACCGGCCCGGGCCTCGACGGTCCGGCGGGCCAGAGCTTCTCGCTCGCGGTCCAGCCCGGCACCGGGGCGCTGTTGCGCCGCACCGTGCGGAGCCTCGATCCGGGGGCCAGCGTGACCCTGTCGAGCGACCTCTTCGCCGAGATGCTGCCGGGCACGGGGACGCTCTCGCTCTCGGCCTCGCCGCTCTCCGGCCTCGACGTGCCGGCCCTGCTCCAGGCTTTGGACCGCTTCCCCTACGGCTGCACCGAGCAGACGGTGAGCCGGGCGATGCCGCTCCTCTACGTGAACCGGCTCGCCTCCCTCGACCGGCTCGCCCTCGACGACAAGCTCGACGAGCGGATACGGGGCGCCATCGAGCGGGTGCTGGCGCGCCAGGATTCGAGCGGCAATTTCGGCCTGTGGTCGGCGAATGGCGCGGAGGACATCTGGCTCAACGCCTATGTGACGGACTTCCTGACCCGCGCCCGCGAGCGGGGCTTCTCCGTCCCCCAGACCGCCTTCGGCCTCGCCCTCGACCGCTTGCGCAACGCGGTCGCCAACACCAACGAGGTGAGCGGCGGGGGCATGGACCTCGCCTATGCGGCCTATGTGCTCGCCCGCAACGGCCGCCCGGTGATGGGCGACCTGCGCTACCTCGCCGACACCAAGCTCTCGGACTTCGCGACCCCGCTGGCGCGCGGCCAGATCGCGGCGGCGCTCTCGCTGCTCGGCGATCGCGGCCGGGCGCAGAGGGCCTTCGCCTCCGCGGTCGCGGCCCTGGGGGCTGAGAAGGACAAGGCGGAGTACCGGGCCGATTACGGCTCGCGCCTGCGCGACGGGGCCGGGCTGATCGCGCTCGCGGCCGAGACCGGCATCGCCCGCGACAGTCTCGCGCCGCTCGGTGCCATCATCGGCGAGGAGCGGGGCGCGAACCGCATCACCAGCACGCAGGAGAATGCCTGGATGGTGCTCGCGGCGGCGGGGCTGAGCAAGGAGGCAGAGACCATGGCCTTCGCGGTCGACGGCGAGACGAAGACGGGTCCGCTCTACCGCACGCTCAAGCCGGCGCAGCTCGACGCCAAACCGGTTACGGTGACGAATCGCGGCACCACGACGGCGCAGCTCGTGCTCGGCGTCTCCGGCAGCCCGATCGCGCCCGAGCCCGCCGAGGCCAAGGGCTACACGGTGGAGCGCAGCTACCACCGGCTCGACGGATCGGCCGTCGATCTTGCGCAGCCGCTGCGCCAGAACGACCGGCTCGTCGTCGTGCTGAAGGTCACGGAGGACAAGGCGCGCGCCGCCCGCCTCCTCCTCGTCGACCGCCTGCCCGCCGGGCTGGAGATCGACAACCCGAAGCTCCTCGACGCGGACACGGTCTCGGGCCTGTCCTGGGTGAAGTCCGACGTGCAGCCGACCCATACCGAGTTCCGCGACGACCGCTTCGTCGCGGCCTACGAGCGCGACCCCTCGCAATCGGCCTTCTTCACCGTCGCCTATACGGTGCGGGCGGTGACGCCGGGCCGCTACGTCCATCCGGCCGCGACCATCGAGGACATGTACCGGCCGGAGCGCTACGGGCGCACTGTCTTCGGATCGATGGAGGTGGGGGTGCGGTGA